Sequence from the Mauremys reevesii isolate NIE-2019 linkage group 5, ASM1616193v1, whole genome shotgun sequence genome:
acaggtctgctctgtgggctgcttctgtgactctgctcccagctctcacttgcttcctgggctgcttttctggcccctctggatccgGCAcaactctgctccccagctcggCTTGGACCCCtgctctgtctgacccaggcaattccagctcacatggaggacggGACCctggtctcctgactccctgattagcctgctcACCCTGTCAGTCTGGAGCAGGGGCCTCTCctcattgttcctggggactgtcagtctcagggtccttaTTTCCCAtcatcccttcccctttcttttggcacTGGGAGTTAGCCAACCCCCAAAAAACCTCACTGAGTCTTAGGAAGgggacaacagtccccttacacttgGAAGGATGGATGGGATCCAGGTGTCTGGGAGCTGGCCGTATGTGGGGAGTCCGGGGTGAATGATGGGACCCAGATGTGGGGTGTCCCCAGGCCACTGGCAGGAGCTGAGTCTTCCTCCCCGGGCAGGTGCCCCCATGGACGGCGAGCTGCGGTGCCAGTGCCTGCAGACCGAGGCCACGGTGATCCCCCCCAAGCGCATCACCCACGTGGAGCTGATCCCCGAGGGGCACCACTGCGGGGTGCCAGAAGTCATGTAAGTGTCggggccctgctccccccccccagccagctaccccccctccccgcagagccctcaccccctctcccctctgcctccccgcaGAGCCACCATGAAAAATGGCAAGGAAGTCTGTCTGGATCCCACCACGCCCTGGGTCAAGCTGATCGTCACCAAGATCCTGAACAGGTACCTGCCTGGGGGTGTCGCTCTTCCTGTTGTGCCAGGGGCCAGGGCCCCATTGGTGAAGGGCCAAAATCCCAATAACACATATATAAGATCTTGGCCACAGTCCCTGGTAAGAACCTTTCACATAGGCCCAAATTCCAGGGCCTGCT
This genomic interval carries:
- the LOC120406634 gene encoding interleukin-8-like, whose product is MDGELRCQCLQTEATVIPPKRITHVELIPEGHHCGVPEVIATMKNGKEVCLDPTTPWVKLIVTKILNSIAPVDQPALTDPVIPLDPK